In the Lysinibacillus sp. PLM2 genome, one interval contains:
- a CDS encoding ImmA/IrrE family metallo-endopeptidase yields the protein MFIGKSLTNIRILHELSRAQLAEELGISEQAVWQYENGYVSPKLEIVNKMKRLFKVKSSYFYRNDLLENSISTDNIRIQSIAYRSETINSTIKTQSELVHVKFLDAFIKKVGTKIKYPPNTLLELRKEAVLFLNSNQHLNREEQIKYIALLARERIGLPKSTNKNLLFYLEKAGAFVFEKSIGDTIDAYGLWTEDNHPYIVIGTIKKSAARRNFDLAHELGHLLLHYKVEFNILDKQSYKKIEDEANLFASEFLLPEDEFRKDCSNLIKVSNPDSYIDLKAKWIVSLQAMAMRANKLEILTHQQFRYFFMSINKKGYRKLEPLDIDIPIEHPMKIQSILQLLFEKGVYTVSSLMDDLKVDIEFLSMITGINTTFFEQYQNKEQRVFSISDITFVK from the coding sequence TTGTTTATTGGAAAGAGCTTAACAAATATTCGGATTTTACATGAGTTAAGTCGTGCTCAATTAGCAGAGGAACTTGGTATTTCTGAACAAGCTGTTTGGCAATATGAAAATGGTTATGTGTCTCCTAAATTAGAAATTGTAAATAAAATGAAAAGATTATTTAAAGTAAAGTCTTCTTATTTTTATCGTAATGATTTATTGGAAAACAGTATAAGTACAGATAATATTCGTATTCAAAGTATTGCCTATAGATCCGAAACAATTAACTCGACTATAAAAACACAGAGTGAATTGGTGCATGTGAAATTTCTGGATGCGTTTATAAAAAAAGTTGGAACAAAGATTAAGTATCCTCCAAATACACTCTTAGAGTTAAGAAAAGAAGCTGTTTTATTCCTAAATTCAAATCAACATTTAAATCGAGAAGAACAGATTAAATATATCGCTCTATTAGCAAGGGAGAGAATTGGACTTCCAAAAAGCACAAATAAAAATCTTCTTTTTTATTTAGAAAAAGCAGGTGCATTTGTTTTTGAAAAATCAATTGGTGATACAATTGATGCTTATGGATTATGGACTGAAGATAATCATCCATACATTGTTATAGGGACTATAAAAAAATCTGCCGCTCGAAGAAATTTTGATTTAGCACACGAACTTGGACACTTATTACTTCATTATAAGGTTGAATTTAATATTTTGGATAAACAGTCATATAAAAAAATTGAAGATGAGGCAAATCTTTTTGCATCTGAATTTCTTTTGCCAGAAGATGAGTTCCGAAAAGATTGTTCGAATTTAATTAAAGTTTCAAATCCAGATTCTTATATTGATTTAAAAGCGAAATGGATTGTATCTTTACAAGCAATGGCAATGCGAGCAAATAAATTAGAGATTTTAACCCATCAACAATTCAGATATTTCTTCATGTCGATTAATAAAAAGGGTTATAGAAAATTAGAACCATTAGATATAGATATTCCTATTGAACATCCAATGAAAATTCAAAGTATCTTACAACTTTTATTTGAAAAAGGGGTATATACTGTCTCTAGTTTGATGGATGATTTAAAAGTAGATATAGAATTTTTATCTATGATAACGGGAATTAATACAACCTTTTTTGAACAATATCAGAATAAAGAACAGAGAGTTTTTTCAATAAGTGATATCACTTTTGTTAAGTAA
- a CDS encoding DUF1828 domain-containing protein, producing the protein MFDINELNNTYTKWNKDNIHIVDQGDFVEITTPFVDNHHDYLQVVLYYNDNGQLVLSDDGYTLNELTLYEIDYKRSLKRKEFLNQTLKSFGVTILDSDLTITFDKVKDFPRKLLNLLQCILRLSDMLLTSRSTVTSIFYEEVGIFFDDNNILKIPDVGITGTSGNENKFDYIIPASRVKKEKVIKTINKPNGDNFKYPLLSFLDIKENRAKSEFVVIANDYVNEISEKFETSFTNHGISVLRWTERKTWIDNLNPTLGI; encoded by the coding sequence ATGTTTGATATCAACGAGTTGAATAATACTTATACTAAGTGGAACAAAGATAATATTCATATTGTTGATCAAGGTGACTTCGTAGAAATTACTACACCCTTTGTTGATAATCATCATGACTATCTTCAAGTAGTTCTTTATTATAATGATAATGGGCAACTCGTATTGTCAGATGATGGTTATACTTTAAATGAACTAACTTTATATGAAATTGATTACAAACGTTCCTTAAAGCGAAAAGAATTTTTAAATCAAACTTTAAAGAGTTTTGGTGTCACTATTTTAGATTCTGATCTAACTATAACTTTCGATAAGGTTAAAGATTTCCCTAGAAAATTATTAAATTTACTGCAATGTATTTTACGATTATCAGATATGCTTTTAACTAGTCGTTCCACTGTAACCAGTATTTTTTATGAAGAAGTGGGAATATTTTTTGACGATAATAATATTTTAAAAATACCAGATGTAGGTATCACTGGTACAAGTGGAAATGAAAATAAGTTTGATTATATTATTCCTGCCAGTCGCGTGAAAAAGGAGAAAGTGATTAAAACCATTAATAAACCAAATGGTGATAATTTTAAATATCCGCTATTGTCATTCTTAGATATTAAAGAAAATAGAGCGAAATCGGAGTTTGTAGTAATTGCAAATGATTATGTAAATGAAATAAGTGAAAAATTCGAAACATCATTTACTAACCATGGAATATCTGTTCTACGTTGGACAGAAAGAAAGACATGGATTGATAATTTAAATCCTACTCTTGGGATTTAA
- the glpP gene encoding glycerol uptake operon antiterminator regulatory protein — MTIESVLSNNRVIAATQLKDIKRADESQCCAMILMNGKLSELMHMPKVQKPLFIHMDLLKGLKNDKEGIAFLKEFINPIGIVTTKGNLIEAAKKEGLLTIQRIFLIDTNSLKTAIQNIKDYRPDAIEVMPGIAPKIVKALKQELDIPIILAGLITTKEDVLHAFEAGAEAVSLSNQLLWNGTTEAITTK; from the coding sequence ATGACAATAGAAAGTGTTCTCTCAAATAATCGAGTAATAGCGGCTACACAATTAAAGGATATAAAACGTGCTGATGAATCACAGTGCTGCGCAATGATATTAATGAATGGAAAGCTATCTGAATTAATGCATATGCCAAAGGTTCAAAAGCCACTATTTATACATATGGATCTTCTAAAAGGATTAAAGAATGATAAAGAGGGAATTGCTTTTTTGAAAGAATTTATTAATCCTATTGGAATTGTCACAACAAAAGGCAACTTAATTGAAGCTGCGAAAAAAGAAGGTTTACTGACAATTCAACGGATTTTCTTAATCGATACAAATTCATTAAAGACGGCGATTCAAAATATAAAGGACTATCGACCTGATGCGATTGAAGTGATGCCAGGTATTGCTCCTAAAATTGTTAAAGCGTTAAAACAGGAGCTTGATATTCCGATTATTTTAGCAGGTTTAATAACTACAAAAGAAGATGTTCTTCATGCCTTTGAAGCTGGAGCAGAAGCGGTTTCTCTTAGTAATCAACTTCTTTGGAATGGCACAACAGAAGCGATTACAACTAAATAA
- a CDS encoding ABC transporter substrate-binding protein: MKRKLALFSVIVLVFGILAACNNSSSEGTTNSNSNGETIDLTWYYPVNVGGAVTEVIDKYAEDFNKEGIEVNGKKVTVTPVYSGNYDETMTKVQTAIKNGKAPDLSVQLSVDLFQIKNSIVPLDDFIKNDPEAQEMVNDFFPGFMENAQTEGKTWSIPFQRSTVILYYNKDMFKEAGLDPETTPTTWEEVIEYGKKLTKDGQWGIELPATVSGYWIYQALYLQNSENNMMSEDGKEVYLNTNEAKEALQYWVDLINEHKVMPEGVLDWSTVPTDFIEGKTAMMLTTTGNLTNVKNNANFDFGVAFLPGNKRVATPTGGGNFYIFKDTSEERQQASFEFIKWITDPTRAAEWSINTGYIATRQSSYETEVLQEYVQSFPQAKVAMEQLEYANKEISVYEQGKIQKIIHDALQAAINGADVSETLDKAQADAEAILKAYQ, translated from the coding sequence ATGAAACGTAAACTAGCTTTATTTAGTGTGATTGTATTAGTGTTTGGAATTTTAGCAGCTTGTAACAACAGTTCTTCTGAGGGTACTACGAATTCAAATTCAAATGGTGAAACAATTGATTTAACTTGGTACTATCCAGTAAATGTAGGTGGGGCAGTTACTGAGGTTATTGATAAATACGCGGAAGATTTCAATAAAGAAGGCATTGAAGTAAATGGCAAAAAAGTAACAGTCACACCTGTTTATAGCGGTAACTATGATGAAACAATGACGAAGGTTCAAACAGCGATTAAAAATGGGAAAGCACCTGATTTATCAGTGCAATTATCTGTTGATTTATTCCAAATTAAAAACTCGATTGTTCCTCTGGATGATTTCATCAAAAATGATCCAGAAGCTCAGGAAATGGTAAATGATTTTTTCCCTGGCTTTATGGAAAATGCACAGACAGAAGGAAAGACTTGGTCAATTCCGTTCCAACGAAGTACGGTCATTTTATATTACAACAAAGACATGTTTAAAGAAGCTGGTTTAGATCCAGAAACAACACCTACAACTTGGGAAGAAGTCATCGAATATGGGAAAAAGCTTACAAAAGATGGTCAGTGGGGTATTGAATTACCGGCTACGGTAAGTGGTTATTGGATTTATCAAGCACTATATTTGCAAAATAGTGAAAACAATATGATGAGTGAAGATGGAAAAGAAGTTTATTTAAATACAAACGAAGCAAAAGAAGCTCTTCAGTATTGGGTGGATTTAATTAATGAACATAAAGTGATGCCTGAAGGCGTATTGGATTGGTCGACTGTACCAACTGACTTCATTGAAGGTAAAACAGCGATGATGTTAACAACGACGGGTAACTTAACAAATGTTAAAAACAATGCAAATTTTGACTTTGGTGTAGCATTTTTACCTGGAAATAAACGTGTCGCTACTCCAACTGGAGGCGGTAACTTCTATATATTCAAGGATACATCTGAAGAAAGACAACAAGCCTCATTTGAATTTATAAAATGGATTACTGATCCTACTCGTGCAGCTGAGTGGAGTATTAATACTGGATATATAGCTACTCGTCAATCAAGCTATGAAACAGAAGTTTTACAAGAATACGTACAGTCTTTCCCGCAAGCGAAAGTGGCAATGGAACAGCTTGAATATGCAAATAAAGAGATTTCAGTATATGAGCAAGGTAAGATTCAAAAGATTATTCACGATGCATTACAAGCAGCTATCAATGGTGCGGATGTAAGTGAAACATTGGACAAGGCTCAAGCAGACGCGGAAGCAATTTTAAAAGCATATCAATAA
- a CDS encoding ABC transporter permease: MGRSKVIKVNLMAWIFLLPSLIFLIMFTLYPVISTLISSFYKSDLSTIEPLFVGFDNYQSMMEDEVFRKAFINNIWFAIGTVPTSVLIGLLLAILVNRTFIGKSLSRVFFFYPVVIPMVAASFIWLFFYTPDYGMVNSILKLFGFGELNFLGNSDTALLSIIIMVVWKEAGFFMIFYLAALQNIPKDLLEAARIDGASKWRQFRSIVFPLLMPTTLFSAIIATTNAFKTVDQLVVMTQGGPNNASNLLLYYIYENTFRFMDYGKAATVTVIVLIIMVLIAAIQFFATDKKIHYS; this comes from the coding sequence TTGGGGAGAAGTAAGGTTATCAAAGTAAATTTGATGGCTTGGATTTTTCTCCTTCCATCCCTCATTTTTCTTATCATGTTTACGTTATATCCGGTTATAAGCACGCTCATTTCAAGTTTTTATAAATCGGATTTATCGACGATCGAGCCTTTATTTGTAGGGTTCGATAATTATCAAAGCATGATGGAAGATGAGGTTTTTCGGAAGGCGTTTATCAATAATATTTGGTTTGCTATAGGCACTGTTCCAACAAGTGTTTTAATTGGACTATTACTTGCCATATTGGTGAACCGAACATTTATTGGGAAATCTTTGTCGAGAGTATTTTTCTTTTATCCAGTTGTGATACCAATGGTTGCTGCATCGTTTATTTGGTTGTTTTTCTACACACCGGATTACGGGATGGTTAATTCTATTTTGAAACTTTTTGGGTTTGGGGAATTAAATTTTTTAGGTAATTCGGATACAGCACTATTATCCATTATCATCATGGTCGTTTGGAAAGAGGCAGGTTTCTTTATGATTTTTTATTTAGCTGCTCTGCAAAACATTCCAAAGGATTTATTGGAGGCTGCAAGAATTGATGGTGCTTCAAAATGGAGACAATTCCGTAGTATTGTTTTTCCATTACTAATGCCAACGACTTTATTTTCAGCTATTATTGCGACCACGAATGCTTTTAAAACAGTAGACCAGCTAGTTGTGATGACACAAGGTGGTCCCAATAATGCAAGCAATCTATTACTTTATTATATCTACGAAAATACATTCCGTTTTATGGATTATGGAAAAGCAGCCACAGTAACGGTCATTGTATTAATTATCATGGTACTGATTGCGGCTATTCAATTCTTCGCTACAGATAAAAAAATTCATTACAGTTAA
- a CDS encoding ABC transporter permease — MNRLISISTYILALLWALPFFGIVFMAFKDASAQGYSLTFKNFIDAWNAAPFGQYYLNTLIIVFVILGVQLLTITLAAYAFARMNFFAQGFIFMLFLVQIMIPSDVLIFPNSNTIAQLGIYDTKLAIMIPYFISAFGIFLLRQTFKGVPYELEEAAKMEGCSRLQIIRNVYVPLAKPTYVAFGLISVSTQWSNFLWPLIITDSDENRPLTVGLSMFAKASDSGAQWGVVCAGTLFIILPLLLAFLLFQKQFVSSFMQSGIK; from the coding sequence TTGAATCGTCTCATATCCATTTCCACTTATATATTAGCGCTATTATGGGCATTGCCGTTTTTCGGTATTGTCTTCATGGCCTTTAAGGATGCAAGTGCACAAGGATATTCCCTCACATTTAAGAATTTTATCGATGCATGGAACGCAGCACCCTTTGGTCAATATTATTTGAATACACTGATCATTGTGTTCGTCATTTTAGGTGTACAGCTTTTGACGATTACATTAGCTGCCTATGCTTTTGCAAGAATGAACTTTTTTGCACAGGGCTTTATTTTTATGTTATTTCTCGTTCAAATTATGATACCAAGTGATGTATTAATCTTTCCAAATTCTAATACAATTGCTCAGCTAGGAATCTATGATACAAAATTAGCCATTATGATTCCTTATTTTATTTCTGCCTTTGGGATTTTCCTGTTAAGGCAAACTTTTAAAGGTGTGCCATATGAACTTGAAGAAGCGGCGAAGATGGAGGGCTGCAGTCGTCTGCAAATTATTCGAAATGTATATGTACCCTTAGCGAAACCAACCTACGTTGCTTTTGGATTGATCTCTGTTAGTACTCAGTGGAGTAATTTTTTATGGCCACTCATTATAACAGATTCAGATGAGAACCGTCCTTTAACAGTAGGCCTATCTATGTTTGCAAAAGCAAGTGATTCGGGAGCACAATGGGGCGTTGTATGCGCGGGTACGTTATTTATTATCCTTCCATTATTATTGGCCTTCTTACTATTTCAAAAGCAATTCGTTTCAAGTTTTATGCAATCGGGCATAAAGTAA
- a CDS encoding AP endonuclease: MKFSISSYTLFSLPIEEAIEQLVTNGWKSIEIMCEGELHGERLLEMDDFQLKKIAQFAKGNGVSFGLHLPIKLFNPALVDEETIQIWEKCLRIVRTLEVNYVLLHPGYNPSLEDGIDLASRFIKEILEDLPKQTKVVVENVPLAEQVIGSSMNQLLTIIQKVNDPRVSIMLDTGHCYMNSKETFIEECQKSYDNLFGLHINDNHGTVDEHLAIGEGDIPFRQLIADLKGKNLLFVLETNSVIRAEHSQQNIAQYLNMAEVMECQKSN, from the coding sequence ATGAAATTTTCTATATCATCATACACATTATTTTCTCTACCAATTGAAGAAGCAATCGAGCAATTGGTGACTAACGGATGGAAATCGATTGAAATTATGTGTGAAGGTGAGCTTCATGGAGAAAGGCTGCTAGAAATGGATGATTTCCAGCTGAAAAAAATCGCGCAATTTGCAAAAGGGAATGGCGTATCATTTGGACTTCATTTACCGATAAAACTTTTCAATCCTGCATTAGTGGATGAAGAAACGATTCAAATTTGGGAGAAATGCTTACGAATTGTACGTACTCTTGAAGTGAACTATGTATTACTTCATCCAGGATATAATCCTTCCTTAGAGGATGGAATAGATTTAGCATCTCGCTTTATCAAAGAAATACTTGAAGACTTACCAAAGCAAACAAAAGTAGTCGTCGAAAATGTTCCACTTGCTGAACAGGTCATTGGCTCTTCTATGAATCAGCTATTAACAATTATTCAGAAAGTAAATGATCCTAGAGTGTCTATTATGTTAGATACAGGTCATTGTTATATGAATAGTAAAGAAACGTTTATTGAAGAATGTCAAAAATCTTATGACAATCTTTTTGGATTACATATAAATGATAATCATGGAACAGTGGATGAGCATCTTGCTATTGGTGAAGGAGATATTCCCTTTAGACAATTGATTGCAGATCTTAAGGGGAAAAACCTTTTATTTGTATTAGAAACAAATTCTGTTATTAGGGCAGAACATTCACAACAAAATATAGCACAATATTTAAACATGGCGGAGGTTATGGAATGTCAAAAATCCAACTAA
- a CDS encoding ABC transporter ATP-binding protein, whose amino-acid sequence MSKIQLKNVFKKYANSEGYSVKDFNLDIEEKEFIVLVGPSGCGKSTTLRMIAGLEEISEGDFIIEGQRVNDKEPKDRDIAMVFQNYALYPHMSVFENMSFGLKIRKLPKKEIKEKVEHAAEILGLKDLLNRKPKELSGGQRQRVALGRAIVRNASIFLMDEPLSNLDAKLRVQMRAEISKLHRQLGTTVIYVTHDQTEAMTMATRIVIMKDGVIQQIGTPSEVYHLPANTFVASFIGSPGMNLIEGIRNEKGYFEMAEQAQYRLSSEQNEAIAQNENKPFLLGVRPENISVVSEPTSIQGVVDLVEVNGPDMLLHVIVNNQTILVKSKTDEKVKVDQSVFLEVDDTTVHLFDKETGERL is encoded by the coding sequence ATGTCAAAAATCCAACTAAAAAATGTGTTTAAAAAATATGCTAATAGTGAGGGGTACTCAGTCAAAGATTTTAATTTAGATATAGAGGAAAAAGAATTTATCGTACTTGTAGGGCCATCAGGGTGCGGAAAATCGACAACTTTACGAATGATTGCAGGATTAGAAGAAATTTCTGAAGGGGATTTCATCATCGAAGGGCAACGAGTGAATGATAAGGAACCAAAGGATCGAGATATTGCAATGGTATTTCAAAATTATGCCTTATATCCACATATGTCAGTTTTTGAAAATATGTCCTTTGGCTTGAAAATACGAAAGCTACCAAAGAAAGAAATAAAAGAAAAAGTTGAACATGCTGCAGAGATTCTAGGGCTAAAGGATTTGTTGAACCGCAAACCAAAAGAGCTTTCTGGTGGACAAAGACAGAGGGTAGCTTTAGGACGTGCCATCGTAAGAAATGCGAGTATCTTTTTGATGGACGAGCCTTTATCGAATCTAGATGCGAAATTACGTGTACAAATGCGGGCTGAAATATCAAAGCTACATCGACAATTAGGTACGACGGTTATTTACGTTACCCATGATCAAACAGAAGCGATGACGATGGCTACTCGAATTGTCATTATGAAGGATGGGGTTATTCAGCAAATCGGTACTCCGTCAGAGGTGTATCATTTACCTGCTAACACCTTTGTTGCAAGTTTCATAGGGTCACCTGGTATGAATTTGATTGAAGGAATTCGCAATGAAAAGGGCTATTTTGAAATGGCAGAACAAGCTCAATACCGATTGAGTAGCGAACAAAATGAAGCAATTGCCCAAAATGAAAACAAACCCTTCTTATTAGGGGTAAGACCTGAAAATATTTCAGTCGTATCAGAGCCAACTTCCATACAAGGTGTGGTTGATTTAGTCGAAGTAAATGGTCCGGATATGTTGCTTCATGTTATCGTCAACAATCAAACGATTTTAGTGAAAAGTAAAACCGATGAAAAAGTGAAAGTAGATCAATCTGTTTTTTTAGAAGTTGACGATACTACCGTTCATCTTTTTGATAAAGAAACAGGAGAACGGCTTTAA
- a CDS encoding acid sugar phosphatase: MVNIRHYDAFCFDLDGTIYVEDTLLPGVREVIHNLRAQNKKVLFISNTSINSRENCKERLEKVGIQSSIDEIITTNYLAARYFKQYLSNAKVFIVGERSLIEEFSNFSISLTSNTLEATHVLVGLDRNFTYDKLNLAMQAVRNGAEIVVTNPDIVCPVLDGYIADTFVLAKAIEIASERKINTILGKPSSYYSNAIMDLLNIPSERCLIVGDRLETDIKLGLNSGMKTCLVLTGVTKRVDIEQTKIYPDYILENLSEFRFV, from the coding sequence TTGGTTAATATTCGTCATTATGATGCTTTTTGTTTTGATTTAGATGGAACGATTTATGTAGAAGATACATTATTACCAGGGGTTAGGGAAGTCATTCACAACTTAAGGGCGCAAAATAAAAAAGTGTTGTTTATTTCTAATACTTCCATTAACTCTAGAGAAAATTGTAAAGAGCGGCTTGAAAAGGTTGGGATACAGTCGAGTATCGATGAAATTATTACAACAAATTATTTAGCAGCACGTTATTTTAAACAATACCTCTCAAATGCCAAAGTGTTTATTGTAGGAGAGCGAAGTTTAATAGAGGAATTTTCGAACTTTTCAATTAGTCTAACATCGAATACACTAGAAGCAACTCATGTTCTGGTGGGACTAGATCGCAATTTTACTTATGACAAGCTGAATCTTGCCATGCAAGCAGTTCGTAATGGTGCTGAAATTGTTGTAACGAATCCGGATATTGTTTGCCCAGTGCTCGATGGCTATATTGCAGACACCTTCGTTTTAGCAAAGGCGATTGAGATAGCGTCGGAAAGGAAAATCAATACGATTTTAGGGAAGCCATCTTCCTATTACAGCAATGCGATTATGGATTTGTTAAATATACCAAGTGAGAGGTGCTTAATTGTCGGTGATCGATTGGAAACTGATATTAAGCTAGGTCTAAATAGTGGTATGAAAACCTGCTTAGTCTTAACAGGGGTTACAAAGAGAGTAGATATAGAACAAACAAAAATTTATCCTGATTATATTTTGGAGAATCTTTCCGAGTTTAGGTTTGTGTAG
- the istA_1 gene encoding IS21 family transposase — MISLEKKQKVLLAFHQESKSQRQIAKELGISRNTVKKYIQEDLEKRRKDIRELPITDNYVTPPSYKKRKGNKRALTPTVMKRIRKMLKDNEYKRQHQMHKQQLKMIDIHEKLLDEGFEISYTTVRNFVNSEEKRQKEVFIRQKATAGHEIEFDWGEVKLVIDQSLRSLSMAVFTLPYSNDRIAYLYESETMVCVQDAHVKCINYLGFVPEVFTYDNMRTVVKNFIGTEREITDGMKNLSMHYHFKIRLCEPRKGNQKGHVERSVEYIRRKAFAHRDTFASLEEAQAYLTEIIMKLNSRKHYKKRQTHHELMQEERTARQVSANIIPFDASELFEFRVDKYSTITYRQNRYSVPEGHVGEWVKVKASAEKILIFSENACIATHKRSWQIHQWIMDIYHYLRTFEKKKGALAQSECLSQAPTKIKNLYKDYYIGNERDFLELLIYLKEHNNLEKVLAAIEQLKKNPMVQISTDKIIFLASQGEHVHKTVHSKNEVTTQSLENLSAITALFETKKTGVLH, encoded by the coding sequence GTGATTTCATTGGAGAAGAAACAAAAAGTGCTACTTGCCTTTCATCAAGAAAGTAAGAGTCAACGTCAAATTGCGAAGGAGCTTGGAATTTCTCGTAATACTGTAAAAAAGTATATACAAGAGGATCTTGAAAAAAGAAGAAAAGATATTCGTGAATTACCTATTACAGATAATTATGTAACGCCTCCGTCGTATAAAAAACGCAAAGGAAATAAACGAGCTTTAACACCTACAGTGATGAAACGCATTCGGAAAATGTTAAAAGATAATGAATATAAACGGCAACATCAAATGCATAAGCAACAACTGAAAATGATTGATATTCATGAAAAATTATTAGATGAAGGTTTTGAAATTAGTTATACCACTGTTAGAAACTTTGTGAATAGTGAGGAGAAACGTCAAAAAGAAGTCTTTATTCGTCAAAAGGCAACTGCTGGTCATGAGATTGAATTTGACTGGGGAGAAGTAAAATTAGTTATAGACCAATCCCTACGGTCTCTTTCAATGGCAGTCTTTACCCTACCATATAGTAATGATAGAATTGCATATTTATATGAATCTGAAACAATGGTGTGTGTTCAAGATGCTCATGTGAAATGTATTAACTATTTAGGCTTTGTACCAGAGGTTTTTACGTACGATAATATGCGGACAGTCGTAAAGAACTTTATTGGGACTGAACGAGAGATTACTGATGGTATGAAAAATCTATCGATGCATTATCATTTTAAAATACGACTATGTGAACCAAGAAAAGGAAATCAGAAGGGGCATGTGGAGCGGAGTGTAGAATACATCCGTCGTAAGGCATTTGCCCATCGAGATACGTTTGCAAGCTTAGAAGAAGCTCAGGCTTATCTAACAGAAATCATCATGAAATTAAACTCTCGTAAGCATTATAAGAAAAGACAAACGCATCATGAATTAATGCAAGAAGAACGTACAGCTAGGCAAGTAAGCGCAAATATTATTCCATTTGATGCCTCTGAGTTGTTTGAATTTAGAGTGGACAAATATAGTACGATTACTTATAGACAAAATCGTTATTCTGTTCCTGAAGGACATGTTGGAGAATGGGTGAAAGTAAAAGCGAGTGCGGAAAAAATTCTTATTTTTAGTGAAAATGCCTGTATCGCGACACATAAACGAAGTTGGCAGATCCATCAATGGATTATGGATATTTATCATTACTTACGTACATTTGAAAAGAAAAAAGGTGCATTGGCTCAAAGTGAATGTTTGAGTCAAGCACCAACAAAAATAAAAAATTTATACAAAGATTATTATATTGGAAATGAGCGAGATTTTCTAGAGTTACTTATTTATTTAAAAGAACATAACAATCTAGAAAAAGTCTTAGCAGCGATTGAACAACTTAAGAAGAACCCTATGGTTCAAATATCAACAGATAAGATTATTTTCTTAGCTAGTCAAGGCGAACACGTTCATAAAACTGTACATTCCAAAAATGAGGTCACCACCCAATCTCTCGAAAATCTTTCAGCCATTACAGCATTATTTGAAACGAAAAAGACAGGGGTGCTTCATTAA
- a CDS encoding ATP-binding protein: MDKRQEMIEMCKELRLPSIRAFIQEDDMWKQHQTAEDFLYHALVQEMQDREVRAKANRIRSANFPEKKLLTELETERLPQNAASRLPQLKKLDFIQEKQNVLLIGSPGTGKTHIAIGLGIEACLSGYKVFFTTVSSLVNQLKESRSERTLRSFELKFEKYDLVIIDELGYISFDKEGAELLFTHLSLRAGRASTIVTSNLSFDRWEEIFHDPVLTAALTDRLTHRAYMVDMVGPSYRILDTKEWLENSQL, translated from the coding sequence ATGGATAAGAGACAAGAAATGATTGAAATGTGTAAAGAACTTCGATTACCAAGTATTCGGGCATTTATTCAAGAAGATGATATGTGGAAACAACATCAGACAGCAGAGGATTTTTTATATCATGCACTGGTACAAGAGATGCAAGATCGAGAAGTACGAGCAAAAGCGAATCGGATTCGTTCAGCAAATTTCCCTGAAAAGAAACTATTAACTGAATTAGAGACTGAGAGATTACCGCAAAATGCGGCCTCTCGCCTCCCACAATTAAAGAAATTAGATTTCATTCAAGAAAAACAAAATGTCCTATTAATTGGCTCACCTGGAACAGGTAAAACCCATATAGCAATAGGTTTAGGAATTGAAGCTTGTTTGTCAGGATATAAAGTATTTTTCACAACGGTATCATCTCTAGTAAACCAATTAAAAGAGAGCCGTTCTGAAAGAACGTTACGTTCATTTGAACTGAAGTTTGAAAAATATGATTTAGTAATCATTGATGAATTAGGTTATATCTCCTTTGATAAAGAAGGAGCCGAGTTATTATTTACTCATCTTTCCCTTCGGGCAGGACGAGCATCCACCATCGTTACGAGTAATTTATCATTTGATCGATGGGAAGAAATATTTCATGATCCAGTTTTAACAGCAGCTTTAACAGATCGACTAACACATAGAGCCTATATGGTTGACATGGTCGGCCCATCTTATCGAATATTAGATACAAAAGAATGGCTAGAAAATAGTCAGCTTTAA